A genomic window from Silene latifolia isolate original U9 population chromosome 11, ASM4854445v1, whole genome shotgun sequence includes:
- the LOC141613482 gene encoding uncharacterized protein LOC141613482 codes for MPLPMEMAAPKSYADSPFTNDIATVALPKGFNVPTMTLFDGTTDPCEHISQFKQKMMVTIATGASKEFSSSRRTPKQPSDLYRIVQEIGESIKDYVTRFNVEKVSIRGCDMSTTINAFRQGLDKESNLYKELTMYPCERFEEVQQRATAALRLEEDIQARKGVANFDKPSRKFTTEKKDERAKPYSRPNISRIAEKTQQIDDSQHPPKLSEYGFNTGMEGLLKALRSLGDQDRRLLQVAKRSKVPGMQGKLGPPIITWGKRDRREAANQVLSSAPPICTKIINMIIGGSELSGLTYSAAKRKATGSKEDHPETSYRVNQSNLPPVTFDETDIESGAEQHDDALTITLSIGNCTVRKALVDTGSSVNLIMLETLKTMGFGKENLIKKYVPLVGFIGETAHSVGEITIPTYIEGVNKLVRYLVIEGPTTYNVILGRLWLHQMKAVPSTYHQCLKFPTPWGTVTVKGDREESRNCYAQALKATTKLPS; via the exons ATGCCGTTGCCTATGGAGATGGCCGCACCAAAAAGCTACGCTGACTCGCCGTTTACTAATGATATAGCTACAGTGGCCTTACCAAAGGGATTTAACGTCCCAACAATGACCCTCTTCGATGGAACAACAGACCCCTGCGAACACATTAGCCAATTCAAGCAAAAAATGATGGTTACCATTGCCACGGGAGCCTCAAAGGAG TTCTCCAGCAGCCGGAGAACGCCAAAGCAGCCGAGTGATCTGTATAGGATCGTTCAGGAAATAGGTGAATCAATCAAAGATTATGTCACTAGGTTCAATGTAGAGAAAGTCTCAATACGAGGCTGCGATATGTCCACTACCATCAACGCCTTCAGGCAGGGCTTGGATAAGGAATCAAACCTTTACAAAGAATTAACGATGTACCCTTGTGAAAGATTCGAAGAAGTCCAGCAGAGAGCTACAGCGGCATTAAGGTTAGAAGAAGACATACAGGCTCGAAAGGGAGTAGCAAACTTCGACAAACCGAGCAGGAAATTCACAACAGAAAAGAAAGACGAACGAGCTAAGCCATACAGCAGGCCCAATATCAGCAGAATAGCAGAAAAAACCCAGCAAATTGACGACTCTCAACATCCTCCTAAGCTATCTGAATACGGATTCAACACGGGAATGGAAGGGTTGCTGAAAGCACTCAGAAGCCTGGGTGATCAG GATAGAAGACTGCTACAGGTTGCGAAAAGAAGTAAAGTTCCAGGTATGCAAGGGAAACTTGGACCACCTATTATCACGTGGGGCAAGCGGGACAGGAGAGAAGCAGCAAATCAGGTGCTTTCTTCTGCTCCACCCATATGCACGAAAATTATTAACATGATAATAGGCGGATCCGAGCTATCAGGTTTGACATATTCCGCCGCTAAGAGGAAAGCCACCGGAAGTAAAGAGGATCATCCAGAAACTTCATACAGAGTAAACCAGAGCAATTTACCCCCGGTAACTTTCGACGAGACTGACATAGAAAGTGGTGCAGAGCAGCACGACGATGCCCTAACTATAACGTTATCCATTGGCAATTGCACCGTACGAAAAGCATTAGTGGATACAGGGAGTTCTGTGAATCTCATCATGCTCGAAACCCTCAAAACCATGGGTTTTGGTAAAGAGAACCTAATAAAGAAATATGTGCCCCTAGTGGGATTCATTGGTGAGACTGCACATTCAGTGGGTGAGATAACCATCCCAACATATATTGAAGGAGTTAATAAACTAGTGAGATACCTAGTCATTGAGGGTCCAACCACCTACAACGTGATACTAGGAAGACTATGGCTGCATCAGATGAAGGCGGTGCCCTCAACGTATCATCAGTGTCTCAAGTTCCCAACACCATGGGGTACGGTCACAGTAAAAGGAGATCGAGAGGAATCCAGAAACTGCTACGCTCAAGCCCTCAAGGCTACAACCAAGCTCCCCTCATAG